The Austwickia sp. genome includes a region encoding these proteins:
- a CDS encoding penicillin-binding protein: MSQSSGSGSGAGGGSAGRGPAARGGGSYGGGAGARPGGATQTLQVTPKRRRRFPWKGTLLTLLALFLVGIGLAGLAYSMVDIPSPNEMANAQASVVYYADGKTEMTRIAGAGSNRESVPITKIPTKTRQAVLAAEDRDFYENPGISVTGLGRAVWGAMRGENAGGGSTITQQYVKNYFLTSDQTLTRKGKEIIIAVKIDREQSKDEILQNYLNTIYYGRNAYGIQMASKAYFDKDAAQLDVPQSAFLAAVINEPSTLDPGNGPAALAKATDRWNYVLDGMLGKGWLTPDERKAMKFPAVQKYKEAQILGGTDGYLVDVIKGEMAERGIKGEDIQRNGLRITTTIDKATQAELVKAVNDNKPTEGRAAGVKIGAVAIKPKDGAILGLYGGADFAKEQFNYATQGHMQAGSTMKGFATLALLQKGISTKTSFDSSTPYRPPGTTDTIRNWDEAGHGMVTVPQMLAGSINTAFVRLNEKVGPESTMKAAIAAGISPADGEAPANTPGLEPNVANVLGSAAVRPIDMANAYATIAGEGQRAKPYIVKQVKTGAPDDRVLFEGGPDLTKAFEKDVAADATDALRAVTRYGGTGSGASAVGRPVAGKTGTSNESKSAWFVGFTPQVSISVGMYLPDAKGEPQSMNGLWGLESGQLPVDVWVDFARSYLDGKDVVDFPQRVGIGDDKVWTPPPPPPPSKKSTTTKPSTTTTTEEPDPDEEEEPAPTPTRRGSTPSRSGAGLPSVPAAPGDTGGDEAVFRTG; this comes from the coding sequence GGGCGACCCAGACCCTCCAGGTGACGCCGAAGCGCCGTCGCCGATTCCCTTGGAAGGGCACGCTGCTCACCCTGCTAGCGCTGTTCCTGGTCGGGATCGGCCTGGCAGGGTTGGCCTATTCGATGGTCGACATCCCGAGCCCCAACGAGATGGCGAACGCCCAGGCCTCGGTCGTCTACTACGCCGACGGCAAGACCGAGATGACCCGGATCGCCGGGGCCGGCAGCAACCGCGAGTCCGTGCCGATCACCAAGATCCCCACCAAGACGCGGCAGGCGGTCCTCGCCGCCGAGGACCGCGACTTCTACGAGAACCCGGGCATTTCGGTCACGGGTCTCGGCCGGGCGGTCTGGGGCGCGATGCGCGGCGAGAACGCGGGCGGCGGATCGACAATCACGCAGCAGTACGTCAAGAACTACTTCCTCACCAGCGACCAGACCCTGACCCGCAAGGGCAAGGAGATCATCATCGCGGTGAAGATCGACCGGGAGCAGTCCAAGGACGAGATCCTGCAGAACTACCTCAACACGATCTACTACGGCCGCAATGCCTACGGCATCCAGATGGCGAGCAAGGCCTACTTCGACAAGGACGCCGCCCAGCTCGACGTCCCGCAGTCGGCGTTCCTCGCCGCGGTCATCAACGAGCCGAGCACGCTGGACCCGGGCAACGGCCCGGCCGCGCTGGCCAAGGCGACGGATCGCTGGAACTACGTGCTCGACGGCATGCTCGGCAAGGGTTGGCTCACCCCGGACGAGCGCAAGGCCATGAAGTTCCCGGCGGTGCAGAAGTACAAGGAGGCGCAGATCCTCGGCGGCACCGACGGCTACCTTGTCGACGTCATCAAGGGCGAGATGGCCGAGCGGGGCATCAAGGGCGAGGACATCCAGCGCAACGGCCTGCGGATCACCACGACGATCGACAAGGCCACCCAGGCCGAGCTGGTCAAGGCGGTCAACGACAACAAGCCCACCGAGGGCAGGGCCGCCGGCGTGAAGATCGGCGCGGTCGCCATCAAGCCGAAGGACGGTGCGATCCTGGGCCTCTACGGGGGCGCCGACTTCGCCAAGGAGCAGTTCAACTACGCGACCCAGGGGCACATGCAGGCGGGCTCGACCATGAAGGGCTTCGCCACGCTAGCCCTGCTGCAGAAGGGCATCAGCACCAAGACGTCGTTCGATTCGAGCACGCCGTACCGTCCGCCGGGCACCACCGACACCATCCGCAACTGGGACGAGGCGGGGCACGGCATGGTCACGGTGCCGCAGATGCTGGCCGGCTCGATCAACACGGCCTTCGTGCGGCTGAACGAGAAGGTCGGGCCGGAGAGCACGATGAAGGCGGCCATCGCGGCGGGCATCTCGCCGGCGGACGGCGAGGCGCCGGCGAACACCCCGGGCCTGGAACCCAACGTCGCGAATGTGCTGGGCAGCGCAGCGGTCCGCCCGATCGACATGGCCAACGCCTACGCCACGATCGCGGGGGAGGGGCAGCGCGCCAAGCCGTACATCGTCAAGCAGGTCAAGACCGGCGCCCCGGACGACCGCGTGCTGTTCGAGGGCGGCCCGGACCTCACGAAGGCCTTCGAGAAGGACGTCGCCGCGGACGCGACCGACGCGCTGCGGGCCGTGACGCGGTACGGCGGGACGGGGTCGGGGGCCTCCGCAGTCGGCCGGCCGGTCGCGGGCAAGACGGGTACGTCGAACGAGAGCAAGTCCGCCTGGTTCGTGGGGTTCACCCCGCAGGTGTCGATCTCCGTGGGCATGTACCTGCCCGACGCCAAGGGCGAGCCGCAGTCGATGAACGGCCTGTGGGGGCTGGAATCCGGCCAGCTCCCCGTCGACGTGTGGGTGGACTTCGCCAGGTCCTACCTGGACGGCAAAGACGTCGTGGACTTCCCGCAGCGCGTCGGCATCGGCGACGACAAGGTGTGGACGCCGCCGCCCCCGCCGCCGCCATCGAAGAAGTCGACGACAACGAAGCCGTCGACGACCACAACGACCGAGGAGCCGGACCCGGACGAAGAGGAAGAGCCCGCGCCCACACCCACCCGGCGTGGCTCGACGCCCTCGCGGTCGGGGGCCGGCTTGCCAAGCGTCCCGGCGGCGCCGGGGGATACTGGCGGCGATGAGGCAGTATTCCGGACCGGCTGA